The genomic window AAGCAGGTTTGCGGCAAGATGGTCACGATCGACACGAAGGGCGACCGTACTCTCTTCTTTGATTTCCTGCCCCTGAGCATCGGCAAGATCCTGAACCTGAGCATCCGCATCCAGTTGTACACGGTTCCGGGTCAGGTCATGTACAACACCACGAGAAAGCTGGTTCTGCGAGGGGTTGACGGAGTTGCCTTCGTGGCGGATTCGTTGCGCGTTCAGAAGCAAAAGAACGTGGAGAGCCTCCTGAACCTTGCCGAAAACCTGACGGACGAAGGTCTCGACATTCACGATATCCCCCTCGTTCTCCAGTACAACAAACGCGACCTCATGGAATCCAACATTCCTCTCCTCTCTGTTGAAGAGATGCAGGAAGACCTGAACAAGGACCTGAAAGTTCCGGCCTTCGAGGCAAGCGCCATGAGGGGGAACGGGGTTTATGAGACTTTGAGGGAAATCAGCAAGCGCACCATAAAGAACGTGATCCAGAAAGTGGGCGGAGATTTAAAGTAGGGAGGCATCCGGCGGTCCGCGCGGATGGAGCAATTGTGTGGAGTTCTTATGCCCGCCCAATCCGGGCCGGGTCGAAATCTTCCGAACCAACCGAGCGGCGGTGTCCGGAGGGCACGCATCAGCGCCAGGCACTCCGCTACCGGCAGATTGAAGGCCTCGGGATTATTATTCCGGGTCGTTTCCAATGGAAATGAGCGAGAACAATCGTCAATGGATCGACGGCAACCGATGATCTTCACGACATCGCGATCCGACGTTGCCGAATGGGAATACAGCATATCTTGCGGCCTTTGTCCGGCGGCCCGGGAGAAGGTTGGGCCGGCTTATGTCAGGAAGGAACACGCCGATGTCCGAAAAACAAAATGATGATGCAGCAGAAAAAAAGAGGAAGATCGATTTTGACGCATTTGAACTGCAGATAGATCAGGAGATCGACAGCCTGTTCATTCCTGCCGGTCAGACTGCGCAGGATGCGGGCTCATCTGCGGCGATCGGGAAGGAAGCGCAACCTGCGCCGCCCCGGCCGGCTCCCGCGACTTCCCCCAAGGTGGCTCCCGAGATCGTTGCCGGGATTGCACCCGAGATGGTACCGAAGCTGACCGTCGAACCCGTTCCCGAGACGGCGCCGAAGCCTGCCGCCACATCGCTTTCCGGGATTGCGCCCGAGAGGTTGTCGAAGCCGGATGTCGAGCCCGTTCCCGAGATCTCGCTTGAAACCGCATTCAAGGCGGTTGGTCCCGCCGTTGCCGAGAAGGTGCCGGAGATTCCGGCCCAAACGGTCCCCAAGGTCGTTCCCGACCTTCCGGAGTCGGCTGAAGGCTTTCACAGGATGACGGAACTGCAACCCGAGGCCGCGGCGCCGGTCGCCGGAGGGGGTGAGCTGGAAGTCGAGATCGACCGGGAAATCGATCTCCTGTTCCAGGCCGAGACCGCTGCGTCACCGAAGTCCGAGCCGACGGCGGCCCAGAGCCGGCCTGTTCCGGATATCCTTGCCACCGGGAAGATCAAGACCGAGGACATCATGGAGGAACCCGTTTTCGAGCCTCTGAAAGCCGAGGCGCCTCCCGCGACTCCTTCTTCTCCCGTCAAACCCGTGGAAATCAAGTCCGGCGACTTTGAATTGCAGCTCGACCAGGAAATCGACAGTCTCTTCGTGCCGTCGAGTCCGATTCCGCCCGCGCCTTCGGCAAAAACCCCGACAGCCGAATTCCAGTTCGAGATCCCCGGGGCGGAAGCGAAGGCCGAGGAACCGCCCGCTCCTCGCGTCGCTGCGGAGCAACCCGCACCCAAGGCGCCGCAAGTGGATCTTCTCGCCGACCTCAATCTCGAAGAGATACTGTCCGCCGAACCGCACAAGCCGGCTTCCGATCTGTTCAGAGCGGCTCCGGAGAAGGCTGAGCCTGCTCCCACAGCGGTGATGCCGGCTCCCGACTGGTTTAAGCCGGTTTCCGACGCGCCTGCCGTCACTCCGGCACCGGTATTGGATGAAGTGCGGGCCGAGAAGGCGGAAACGGCGCCGGCCGCGGAGCTGGAAGCCGAGGAAGGAACGGAGCTCGCCGCCCTGCTGGATGCGTTCAAAATCGCATACCTCAGCCTGGATTGGGAATTCTCCGTCGAGAACATCTCCAGCCTCCAGGCCTCCCTGAGCAGCCTCGAGCCCCATTGCCGCAAGAGCGCAGGGGCGAACTCGATCTACAAAATCCTGAAGGCCGTGCTCGAGCGTCTCAAGACCAAACCCCATGCCATCAATCCCCAATTGATCGAAATGGTCCGCGATTCGCAGGAGCTGCTCAAACCCATTCTGCTCAAGGAAGGCCATCTCGACCGGCAGGAGAAGGAAAAGGTCAAGAACCTCATCGCACGGTTCCAGACCCAGCGCGACAAGACCTCTCTGGACAAGGCGCCGATCACATCGCGGCTTGCGACGGAAGCCGACGCCGGGATGGAAGTCGATCAGGCCGTCCCCCTGGCCACTCTTCCCGAGGATCAAATCGCTTTTGTCGACCGCCGACCGATCAGCGCCTTGAAGGGTTGGCTCGAAGCGTCCCGGGCACTGGTGAGTGAGACGGTTCAGGGACTCGAATTTGAAAACAGGCGGCTTCGGCAGATCGAGCAAATCCTGGGCAAGACCAAGGCACTGGAGCCGCTCGTTGCGCGTCTCGAGGGCATACGGGCGAACGTGGAGAAGCACGTCCTGGCATTCAAGTCGAGGGAGCCCGAATGGGACGAGCGTATCCGGTGGCTTGGGGAGCTTGATGTGACGATCTCGAGCCGCGGCGGGCAAGTGCCGCGTCCGGCCGAAGACGCCGTGGAACTGGAGGAAGTGGTGCTCGAGGCCGAGGAACTCCGGGAACCGGGATATGCGCCGGCGTTTTCCGTCGAGGGAGATGTCAGACCGGACCAGGTATACTACTTCAGTATGGGTGGCAGGAAATTCGCCGTGCTTGCCTCGCAGGTGGTCAAGATCGACAAGGTCTCCGGGGCGAAGGTGAAAAAGTTCGTCAAGCAGGGCTATGCTTCCCTCAACGATTTCAAGCCCATGTTCAAGAACATCAAGGCAGGCCTTTTTGGAACGTGGGGAGGACTGCCGCTCGAGGTTCTCAAGGGCTATCGATTTGTGCCTATCCCCGCAGAGGTTTTTGGCGGCGAGTCATTGCCCGCCCGCTCAGGCGGGGCGATTCTGCTGAGCAGCGGCAAGCGGCACGGGATCGTGTTTTGTGATTCCGCGGTCGTGGATCTTCACAATGATGTCGAGATCGTGATCGGCAAGGCGAGCGATGACCGGATGCTCGGAAGCATCATGGGCGTGGCGGACGCACCCGTTGAAGTGCTGAATCTGGACCGGACCGTAAGATCGCTGGGTTAGCCCGCGGAAGGCCGCTCGCTCCTCTTTCCGGCGGGCTTCGCGAGGGAATGGATGGAACGGTTCCGAAGGGGCCCAACGCGGCCTGGAATTGCAGACCGGATGTCCTTCAGCGGCGGCCGCGCCGCGACGGACATCCGAAGATGCAGCCCCTCTGCAGGACCGAACGACCTGTGGCCGGTGATGGTCAAGCCGGGAGCGGGAGACCGCGGGGGGGCTTTCCCAATCGTTGGCGTTTTCCCGCCCAAAGAGGTTTCCCCATCAAAATCATTGACGGATGTGTTCGGGGTGCGGCAAATATACGGGAGAATCGGGGAATGCCGCCGGCGTCGGCATCGTTTTGAATTTGACGGGAATTCATACCGAGGTGCGTTCAAGATGACACAACACCTGCCCGTCGGGAGGTTGACGCGGCCAGGGATAAACCCCGCCCCTTGCTACGGATCGATGTGCCCGTCAGACAAGGGGAGGGCTTTATGCCCTCCCGCCCAATGCACTCATCTTGAACGCAAAATTGTATCACGGGATCTTCACAAGCATGGCCTACGGTGATTTGTTTCAATCCTACCTGAACCGCCTCGAAGAGGCGCGCCTGTATCTCGAACAGGGACTGGGGGAGGGCGCGGGGGAAATCGTCAAGGGCATCCTGGAGGATCTTGAGCAGAGCGCCCTGTCCGAGGAAGAGAAGAGTGATCTGCGGTCCAGGATCGAGAAGCAGCACGGACACATACCGGAAGAGACCGCCGCGGGAGAGCCGCCCTCCGCGCCGCAGGGCCCCGCTTACGGAATGGCCGAGCCCGATCAAACCTTCGAGTACGGTCTGGCGCTCATGGACGGCCAGTTCTGGGACGAAGCCATCCGTGAATTCAAGACCGCCGCCGCAGTCGGCTTTCGCGTCATGCAGTGTTGGGAGCTGTGCGGGGACTGCGCCGGGAAACTGGGCAAGTGGGATGAGGCCATCCGGTACTACGAGAACATCTACGCTGATCCCGCCGCCGATGAGCAGCTCAAACGGCAGATCCTGCTCAAAATCACCAAGTGCTCCCAGAATCGGAAGAAAAACGATGTCTCCTCGACGATCCAGGCTCGTTCCGAAGCCGTCGCCGCTGCCGCTGCGGGCCCGGCTCCACCCCCGAAGGTCGCCAAACCGGAATCGGAAACGCTTTCTCCTTCGTTGAGTTCCCTGGACCAGCATTCCCTGGACCAGCTCATCGGGCAGCACGCCGCCTCCTGGAACGATTCCCGGAACAGCTTCGTTGCCGGGGAGAAACACACCTATACCATTTCGAATCTGCTCCACGTGGGAGTCACTTCCCTGGTCATGCAGGTGACCGACGATGACACCGGTGAAATGCTGGCCGGGCAGATCCTGAGCGGGCCTTACGGCGCCGGCGTCGACCCCGCCGTGCTTTCTCGCTGGGCTCGGGCTCAAATGATGAGCAATTCGCAGCATATCGTGCGCATCCACGACATCGCCCAGTGCGAGGACCGCATCTTCATCATCAGGGAACACCTTCCGCTCTCCCTGGTCGATATCTTCAACATGGGGGAGGTGCTGCCGATCCCGCTGGCCATCGGATTGTCCTACCAGATCCTCGAGGGGATCGGCGACCTGCACCTGCATATGGGGAAGGATGAGGAGATCCGAAAAATCCACCACCTGGATCTGCGCCCGTCCAAGATACTCCTGCACGACGACCGGTTCCTGGTGAAAATCTGCAACGGCGGGCTGTTGAGCGAGCTCGAGCGGGCCAACCCGAGGGCGGCTTCGCTCAAGCACCTGCCGCTGCCGTTGCTCGCCTACCGTGCCCCGGAGCAGTTCCGTCCCTACCTGTCCCGGAAGAAACCGCCGTTTTTCACCGACATATACCTGTTCGGGGCGTTGCTCTACGAGATGCTGACCGGCATCCAGGCCTTCAGCGGATCGTCGATCGAAGAATTCGAAATCCAGCACTGCGAGCAGTATCCGACACCCCCGAAAGTGTGGAGGCCTGAAATTCCCGAAGTGATGAACGAAATCATCATGAACTGCCTGATCTGTGATCCGATGAAGCGTTGGCGAAGTGCAACCCAGATCTCTCTGACCTTCGAAAAGTCCTTTTCCGAATGGGTGGGACGCGGGGTGGAGCGTCAGTATTATGAGCTGCTCGATCGTCTCCGGTCCAAGATCTAGCCTTCTTCGGCCCCCATGGTCTTCCCGTCCTCGCCTTTTCCCGCGGCATGCCGGATCGCGCTCCCCGGATTGACTTGCGTTAACATCCCGTGTTTATCTATAATGGTCGGCATTGGCACGGGCACCCGATTGTCCGCCGGGAGGCTTGAAGTGTGCGGCGCGCCTTGGCCGGGCGCTGCGGGGGCCGGAATATTCCGGGGGATTGTGGCACGGAAGTCCCCGCGATCGTCTAACGGCGTGCGGCCGGGTCCGACGGTCGAAAGCAGTCGAAGTCACTCCAGAAAGGAGAATTTTCATGTTATTTCTTGCCATTTTCAGCTATTCCCCTGAAGACCGGGACGACGTTATCCAGAGAGGCATGGGAACCGGTACCAAACACCAGGGTGTGGAAGTCAAGGGTGAATGGTTCGACATCTCCGGCCATCGGGTTTTCAGACTGTTCGAGGCCGACGACGAGGTCCACCTGGCGGCGTCCGTCTATGCCTGGACGGACCTCGGAATCGCCGAAATCATTCCCGTCATGGAAACGGAAAAGGCCCTGAAATTCCTCAAACGGGTCGGTACAAAGTAAAAACGGGTTCGGTTTTCGACGCCCGGATGAAACGATGTCTTTGCGGTGCCTCGGGCTCAAAAGGGAAGTCGGTGCGATGCCGACGCGTTTGGCCGGCGCTGTGAGCGGGGATGAAACCCGGCGGCGACCACTGTGCTCTCTCATCTCGTGCGCAGGGGGAGAACGGGAAGGGGCCGGGAAGTAAGTCGATCCGCGAGCCAGAAGACCTGCCGTGAAGACTTGGTGCGGTCGGTGCCGTTTGTTGGGCGGTGGGATTGCCGAAGCCATAAAGCGATCCTTCAAGCCTCGATGCAGAGGTTTGAAGGATCATTTTTTTTCGAGAAAGCAAATGCTTTCAAAGGAGCCAGCAGGATATGGAGAAGCTTGATCGTTTGTTGGAACGCATCGAGCCGGCCTCCAAGGATTGGGAGGCGAAGGCATGGGAAAGACTGCACGCTCAGATTCGGCCGCGCGATTCGCTGGGACGGCTTGAGGTCATCGCGGCGCGACTGGCGGCGATCAAACGGAGCCTCACTCCCGCGGTGGGCAGGAAGATCATCTTCACCATGGCCGGCGACCACGGCGTGGCCGCGGAAGGGGTCAGCGCCTATCCGCAGGAAGTGACCGCGCAGATGGTGGGCAGCTTCGTGCGCGGGTGGGCGTCGATCAACATCCTGGCGGTCCACTGCGGCGCGGCCGTGCGGGTGGTGGATTGCGGCGTCGCATCGGATCTGCCTCCGGACTGGCCTGTTTTGCGCCGTAAACTGGGCAAAGGCACCGCAAACATCGCCGTGGGCCCCGCCATGAGCAGGGAGGTGGCGGTCCGGGGTCTGACGATCGGTGCGGAAATCGTGCAGGACGCGCACCTGAAGGAGGGGTATCTCCTGTTCGGCACGGGGGACATGGGGATTGGTAACACCACGCCGTCGACGGCCATCATCGCGGCTCTTGGCGGCAAGCCCGTGCGGGATCTCACCGGCAGGGGGACCGGCATCGACGACGTCGCGTTCGAGCGGAAGGTCCGAGTGATTGAAAGGGCGCTCGCAGTGAACAGGCCCGACCCGAATGATCCCCTGGGCGTGCTCGCCGGAGTGGGAGGGTTTGAGATCGCCGCCTTGGGCGGCGCCGTTCTGGGTGCGGCGGCACTCCGCGTTCCGATCATCTGCGACGGGTTCATCGCCACCGCCGGGGCGCTTGTCGCATGCAGGCTCGCGCCGAAAGCCGCAGACTACCTTTTTGTGTCGCATCGGAGCCGGGAGGTCGGACACACCGCCATGGTGGACATGCTGGGCATGCGCCCGATACTCG from Syntrophobacter fumaroxidans MPOB includes these protein-coding regions:
- a CDS encoding GTP-binding protein; the protein is MAFIDLNKNEIQAKIVYYGPGRGGKTTNLLFIHESMSKQVCGKMVTIDTKGDRTLFFDFLPLSIGKILNLSIRIQLYTVPGQVMYNTTRKLVLRGVDGVAFVADSLRVQKQKNVESLLNLAENLTDEGLDIHDIPLVLQYNKRDLMESNIPLLSVEEMQEDLNKDLKVPAFEASAMRGNGVYETLREISKRTIKNVIQKVGGDLK
- a CDS encoding protein kinase domain-containing protein gives rise to the protein MAYGDLFQSYLNRLEEARLYLEQGLGEGAGEIVKGILEDLEQSALSEEEKSDLRSRIEKQHGHIPEETAAGEPPSAPQGPAYGMAEPDQTFEYGLALMDGQFWDEAIREFKTAAAVGFRVMQCWELCGDCAGKLGKWDEAIRYYENIYADPAADEQLKRQILLKITKCSQNRKKNDVSSTIQARSEAVAAAAAGPAPPPKVAKPESETLSPSLSSLDQHSLDQLIGQHAASWNDSRNSFVAGEKHTYTISNLLHVGVTSLVMQVTDDDTGEMLAGQILSGPYGAGVDPAVLSRWARAQMMSNSQHIVRIHDIAQCEDRIFIIREHLPLSLVDIFNMGEVLPIPLAIGLSYQILEGIGDLHLHMGKDEEIRKIHHLDLRPSKILLHDDRFLVKICNGGLLSELERANPRAASLKHLPLPLLAYRAPEQFRPYLSRKKPPFFTDIYLFGALLYEMLTGIQAFSGSSIEEFEIQHCEQYPTPPKVWRPEIPEVMNEIIMNCLICDPMKRWRSATQISLTFEKSFSEWVGRGVERQYYELLDRLRSKI
- a CDS encoding DUF3303 domain-containing protein — its product is MLFLAIFSYSPEDRDDVIQRGMGTGTKHQGVEVKGEWFDISGHRVFRLFEADDEVHLAASVYAWTDLGIAEIIPVMETEKALKFLKRVGTK
- the cobT gene encoding nicotinate-nucleotide--dimethylbenzimidazole phosphoribosyltransferase, with product MEKLDRLLERIEPASKDWEAKAWERLHAQIRPRDSLGRLEVIAARLAAIKRSLTPAVGRKIIFTMAGDHGVAAEGVSAYPQEVTAQMVGSFVRGWASINILAVHCGAAVRVVDCGVASDLPPDWPVLRRKLGKGTANIAVGPAMSREVAVRGLTIGAEIVQDAHLKEGYLLFGTGDMGIGNTTPSTAIIAALGGKPVRDLTGRGTGIDDVAFERKVRVIERALAVNRPDPNDPLGVLAGVGGFEIAALGGAVLGAAALRVPIICDGFIATAGALVACRLAPKAADYLFVSHRSREVGHTAMVDMLGMRPILDLDMRLGEGTGSALAMNIVEAAAKVLVECKTFEEAGVTDTGH